A stretch of DNA from Sphingomonas ginkgonis:
CGATCGAGCGGATGACGATCGCGATGGCGCCCTTGGCTGAGGCGACGCTCGGCCCCTGGCGCCGCGGGCCGCCGAAATAGCCGTAGCCCGAGCCGTCCTGGTTGGCGGGCATGTCGTGCCGGACGAACACGATCTTGCCCCGCACCGCGCTGGCCGGGGCCTGCTCGAGCTCGGACAGCGAATTGAAGCCGACCACCTCGCCGGTGATCCCGTCGGGCTCGGTCGAGCCGCTGTTGCCGAGCGCGGCGACGACCAGCCGCTGGGGGTAAGGAGCGAGGATCTCGGCGCTTTCCTGGCCGCGGACCCAGACGGGCATGGAAAAGGGCTCGACCCGGATGTTGGCGAAGCCCATCGCGCGGAGCTTGGCGACCGCCCAGTCGCGGGCGCGGGCTTCCGCCGCCGTTCCGGCCTGGCGCTGGCCGATCTCGGTCGTCAGACCCTCGGTGATGTCCCAGGCATAATGGTCCTGCAGCGCCGCGTCGCGTAGCGCGGCGACCTGCGGCGGCACCACCGGCGGGGTCGGCGGCAGGGTCGGAGCGGGCTGGGCGGCAAGCGGCGCGGCGATTGCGGCGGCGAGCAGGAGGGCAAGGCTGATACGCATGGGGCAGGGGGCGTAAAGACCGGTCCGCGCGCTGTCATCTCCCGTTCGTCGATTTTCACAGCAGCCGCATCTGGGCTCCGTCGGGCGGGCTGAACAGGTCGCGGCGGAGCACCGGCTTCTCCGCCCGGAGCCGGTAGCGCGCCGCCGCCTTCTCGAACCGGGTCTTCAGCAGGTCGGCCCAGGGGCCCTGGCCGCGCATCCGGCTGAAGAAGCCCGGATCATTGTCGCGCCCGCCACGCATCTGCTGGATGACGCTCATCACCTTGCCGGCGCGGTCGGGGTAATGTTCGTCGAGCCAGGCGCGGAACAGCGGCGCGACCTCGTGCGGGAGGCGGACCGGCAGATAGAAGCCGCCGCGCACATTGGCCTCCACCCCGGCGGCGACAATCGCCTCCAGCTCATGGTCGGTGATCTGCGGAATGACCGGCGCGATCGCGATCAGGGTCGGCACGCCGGCCTCGCCGAGGATCTTCAGCGCCTCCAGCCGCTTGCGCGCGGCGGGCGCGCGCGGCTCAAGCGTGCGCGACACGGCGGGGTCGAGCGAAGTGACCGAGATCGCGACCGCCGCGAGCCCCTGATGGGCGGCCGGGGCGATGAGGTCGAGGTCGCGCAGCACGCGGCTGCTCTTGGTCGTGATGGTGAACGGGTGCCTGGTCTCGACCAGCACTTCGAGGATCGAGCGGGTGATCGACCAGCGTTCCTCGATCGGCTGATAGGGATCGGTATTGGTCCCGAGCGCGATCGGCGCGACGTCGTAGCCCGGGCGCGAGAGGGTCGAGTGGAGCAGCTTTGCGGCGTCAGGCTTGGCGAACAGCCGGCTTTCGAAGTCCAGCCCGGGCGAGAGGTCGTGATAGGCGTGCGTCGGCCGTGCGAAGCAGTAGATGCAGCCATGCTCGCAGCCCCGGTAGGGGTTCACCGAGCGGTCGAAGCCGATGTCGGGCGAGGCGTTGCGGGTGAGAATCGAGCGCGGCTTCTCGATCGTCACCGTGGTCCGCCGCGGCGCCACCCCGTCGAGGGCCTCGACGCTGTCGAGCCAGTCGCCCTCGATCAGCTTCTGCTGGAGGTTGAAGCGGGTCGGCCCGCCATTGCGCGTGGCTCCCCGTCCCGATCTCGACTCGACGGCCATCGAGCAAAGCTAGAACAAACAGGGAACATTCTCAACCGGATCTTCACCGATGGTTGGGGAAGTCCGGCCACTTGTGTTCGGCGACGGCGGTCAGGCTCGGGGTCGGCGATCCCTCGAGACCCTGGTAGACCCACATGTTCCGCATCACCGCGGGAACATAGTAGCGGGTCTCCCAGTAGGGCACGCTCTCCATCCACAGCAGCGGGTCGCCCTTGTCGTTGACCGCCCAGCGCGCCACCGGGAGCGGCCCGGCATTGTAGCTGGCGATGACCTTGGGCAGCTGCCCGCCGGTCGCCGAGTGGGTCCGCATATATTCGATCCAGCTCTGCCCGAACTCGATGTTGGTGGCGGGATCGTAGAGATTGCCGACGCTCCCGCCGCGCCGCCGGGCGAGCAGCGCCGCGGTGCTCGGCAGCACCTGCATCAGGCCGACCGCGTTGGCCGGGCTCACCGCGTCGTAGCGGAAGTTGGTCTCCTGCCGGGCGTGGGCGAAGGCGAGCGCCGGATCGATCCGCCAGCCGCCGGCGGGCGACCAGTTCGGCACCGGGAAGCGGT
This window harbors:
- a CDS encoding PA0069 family radical SAM protein, producing MAVESRSGRGATRNGGPTRFNLQQKLIEGDWLDSVEALDGVAPRRTTVTIEKPRSILTRNASPDIGFDRSVNPYRGCEHGCIYCFARPTHAYHDLSPGLDFESRLFAKPDAAKLLHSTLSRPGYDVAPIALGTNTDPYQPIEERWSITRSILEVLVETRHPFTITTKSSRVLRDLDLIAPAAHQGLAAVAISVTSLDPAVSRTLEPRAPAARKRLEALKILGEAGVPTLIAIAPVIPQITDHELEAIVAAGVEANVRGGFYLPVRLPHEVAPLFRAWLDEHYPDRAGKVMSVIQQMRGGRDNDPGFFSRMRGQGPWADLLKTRFEKAAARYRLRAEKPVLRRDLFSPPDGAQMRLL